The following coding sequences lie in one Streptomyces venezuelae genomic window:
- a CDS encoding glycosyltransferase family 4 protein, with protein sequence MHISFLIHNAYGIGGTIRTTYNLANTLAQQHDVEVVSVFRHRDEPVFAPDQRVRLSHLVDLRKNTAGYEGDDPEHLRPARTFPSAEGRYNQYSALTDRRIAAHLAGVDADVVIGTRPGLNVHLARQTARGPLRVGQEHLTLDSHSKELRRQLRSVYPRLDVLTTTTEADARAYTRKMRLPGVHVQAVPNPVPAPGIEPADGSHKWVVAAGRLAPVKRYDLLIRAFDKVRRERPDWRLRIYGGGKQKDKLRALIDELGLYNHVFLMGPAHPIEPEWAKGSIAAVTSSLESFGMTIVEAMRCGLPVVATDCPHGPGEIISNGVDGRLVEVGNADAIAGGLLELINNDSLRQQMAGAALQDSERFDPERIAERYDTMFTGMLARGSSVGGRMRGTLHRTRGALLGGAYAVRDLGRAQTKGSTA encoded by the coding sequence ATGCACATCTCTTTCCTCATACACAACGCGTACGGAATCGGAGGGACGATCCGGACGACGTACAACCTGGCGAACACGCTGGCCCAACAGCATGACGTCGAGGTCGTATCCGTCTTCCGGCACCGTGACGAGCCCGTCTTCGCGCCTGACCAGCGCGTCCGACTGAGCCACCTCGTCGACCTGCGCAAGAACACGGCCGGCTACGAGGGAGACGACCCCGAGCACCTGCGCCCCGCCCGGACGTTCCCCAGCGCCGAGGGCCGCTACAACCAGTACAGCGCCCTGACCGACCGGCGCATCGCCGCGCACCTCGCGGGCGTCGACGCGGACGTCGTCATCGGCACCCGGCCCGGCCTCAACGTGCACCTCGCCCGCCAGACCGCGCGCGGGCCGCTGCGCGTCGGCCAGGAGCACCTCACGCTCGACAGCCACAGCAAGGAGCTGCGCCGCCAGCTCCGCAGCGTCTACCCCCGCCTCGACGTCCTGACCACGACGACCGAGGCCGACGCCCGCGCGTACACCCGCAAGATGCGGCTGCCCGGCGTACACGTCCAGGCCGTTCCGAACCCCGTCCCCGCGCCCGGCATCGAGCCCGCCGACGGCTCCCACAAGTGGGTCGTCGCGGCAGGCCGCCTCGCCCCGGTGAAGCGGTACGACCTGCTGATCAGGGCCTTCGACAAGGTGCGGCGCGAGCGACCCGACTGGCGGCTGCGGATCTACGGGGGCGGCAAGCAGAAGGACAAGCTGCGCGCCCTGATCGACGAGCTCGGCCTGTACAACCACGTCTTCCTCATGGGCCCCGCCCATCCGATCGAGCCCGAGTGGGCCAAGGGCTCCATCGCCGCCGTCACCTCCAGCCTGGAGTCCTTCGGCATGACGATCGTCGAGGCGATGCGGTGCGGACTCCCCGTCGTCGCCACCGACTGCCCGCACGGACCCGGCGAGATCATCTCCAACGGCGTCGACGGCCGGCTCGTCGAGGTCGGCAACGCCGACGCCATCGCCGGCGGACTGCTCGAACTGATCAACAACGACTCGCTCAGGCAGCAGATGGCGGGCGCGGCGCTGCAGGACTCCGAGCGCTTCGACCCGGAACGCATCGCCGAGCGCTACGACACCATGTTCACCGGGATGCTCGCCCGGGGGAGCTCGGTGGGGGGCCGGATGCGCGGCACCCTGCACCGCACGCGTGGCGCGCTGCTCGGGGGCGCCTACGCCGTGCGGGACCTCGGCCGGGCACAGACGAAGGGATCGACCGCATGA
- a CDS encoding phosphatase PAP2 family protein, translated as MRTERNLTRLDRVFARLDREPERPAHLDVPRMSRHRVVLFSATLAFYLATVVAVLTTSWLVRFDWQVMFFRPYQQWPEIHAFLDYWVVLGQRGPTAVMVAAWLGWRSWRQHTLRPLLMFGAALLLLNVTVGAAKLGMGRLGPHYATAIGSNEMWLGGDIFPSGHTANAVVTWGILAYLASTPRTRRYLSALSAVVSLSVGLTTVYLGTHWLSDVLLGWAAGLLILLALPWFETLIARVEAVIFSLRESWRARRTGIITVPEAGPSPVGASAMVPQRSAPDGDAPGREPVAAARGARPVGYLAPGPHTARSERTPVTPTGSRRPPHSDRVPRGTTSARPVAGG; from the coding sequence GTGCGTACCGAACGAAACCTCACCCGTCTTGACCGGGTCTTCGCCCGGCTGGACCGTGAGCCGGAACGACCGGCCCACCTCGATGTGCCGAGGATGAGCCGGCACAGGGTCGTGCTCTTCAGCGCGACCCTGGCCTTCTACCTCGCCACGGTCGTCGCCGTGCTGACCACCTCGTGGCTGGTGCGGTTCGACTGGCAGGTCATGTTCTTCCGGCCCTACCAGCAGTGGCCGGAGATCCACGCCTTCCTCGACTACTGGGTCGTGCTGGGCCAGCGCGGCCCGACGGCCGTGATGGTCGCGGCCTGGCTCGGCTGGCGCTCCTGGCGGCAGCACACGCTGCGCCCGCTCCTCATGTTCGGCGCCGCCCTGCTCCTGCTCAACGTCACCGTGGGCGCCGCGAAGCTCGGCATGGGCCGCCTCGGCCCGCACTACGCCACCGCGATCGGCTCGAACGAGATGTGGCTCGGCGGCGATATATTCCCCTCGGGCCACACCGCCAACGCCGTCGTGACCTGGGGAATCCTGGCCTACCTCGCCTCGACCCCGCGCACCCGCCGCTATCTGTCGGCGCTCTCCGCGGTGGTCTCCCTGAGCGTCGGCCTCACCACCGTCTACCTCGGTACGCACTGGCTGAGCGACGTCCTCCTCGGCTGGGCCGCGGGTCTGCTCATCCTGCTGGCGCTCCCCTGGTTCGAGACGCTGATCGCCCGGGTCGAGGCCGTGATCTTCAGCCTCCGCGAGTCCTGGCGGGCCCGCCGCACCGGCATCATCACGGTGCCGGAGGCCGGCCCGTCGCCGGTGGGCGCCTCCGCCATGGTCCCGCAGCGCTCGGCCCCGGACGGGGACGCGCCGGGGCGCGAGCCGGTCGCGGCCGCCCGCGGCGCACGCCCCGTGGGCTATCTGGCCCCAGGGCCGCACACGGCCCGCTCGGAGCGCACCCCGGTCACCCCGACGGGCAGCCGCCGCCCGCCGCACTCCGACCGGGTCCCGCGCGGCACGACGTCGGCCCGCCCGGTGGCGGGCGGCTGA
- a CDS encoding DUF5685 family protein, with translation MFGIVRPCSHRLGEGLKTQWMAHLCGLCLALRGDHGQFARVVTNYDGLIISVLTEAQAERSTGWRRTAGPCPLRGMRTASVAQGEGARLAAAVSLVLASAKVRDHVVDGDGILARRPVAVAARRVARNWDRAGARTGADVGFDTAVLVDAVERQAGVEALAGPGASLLTVTEPTETATAAAFAHTAVLAGRPGNAAPLAEAGRLFGRLAHLLDAVEDKEADAASGAWNPLTATGTSLAEARRLADDALHGIRLALRDAEFTDGKLAHRLLAHELGTSIDRAFGTVGCGHTHEVTAHQGGSFGPPQGGAYGTPPQGGPYGQGGPYGDGNPYGGGNPYGGGAPGGPGGPVGPGGFGGGPAFEPQPPKPGKRGFWAGCAVAIGLCCTCKMCCADSYEGPWSRKKREGCCNNCGDCDCGCCGICECCSCCDCGL, from the coding sequence TTGTTCGGAATCGTCAGGCCCTGCAGCCACCGCCTCGGCGAAGGGCTCAAGACCCAGTGGATGGCGCACCTGTGCGGGCTCTGCCTAGCCCTGCGCGGGGACCACGGGCAGTTCGCCCGCGTCGTCACCAACTACGACGGCCTGATCATCTCGGTCCTGACGGAGGCTCAGGCCGAGCGGTCGACCGGCTGGCGGCGCACCGCCGGGCCCTGCCCGCTGCGCGGGATGCGGACCGCCTCCGTCGCCCAGGGGGAGGGGGCACGGCTCGCCGCCGCCGTCTCGCTGGTCCTCGCGTCGGCGAAGGTCCGTGACCATGTCGTCGACGGCGACGGGATCCTGGCGCGCAGGCCGGTGGCCGTCGCCGCCCGCCGCGTGGCACGCAACTGGGACCGGGCCGGCGCGCGGACCGGCGCCGATGTGGGCTTCGACACGGCGGTCCTGGTCGACGCCGTCGAACGGCAGGCCGGCGTCGAGGCCTTGGCGGGCCCCGGCGCCTCGCTGCTGACGGTCACCGAGCCGACGGAGACCGCGACCGCCGCGGCCTTCGCACACACCGCCGTGCTCGCCGGGCGGCCCGGCAACGCGGCGCCGCTCGCCGAGGCGGGCCGCCTCTTCGGCAGGCTCGCCCACCTCCTCGACGCCGTCGAGGACAAGGAAGCTGACGCCGCGTCGGGCGCGTGGAACCCGCTCACCGCGACCGGTACGTCACTGGCCGAGGCGCGCCGTCTCGCCGACGACGCGCTGCACGGCATCAGGCTCGCACTGCGTGACGCGGAGTTCACCGACGGCAAGCTGGCGCACCGGCTGCTCGCGCACGAGCTGGGCACGTCGATCGACCGCGCCTTCGGCACGGTGGGCTGCGGGCACACTCATGAAGTGACGGCGCATCAGGGCGGGTCCTTCGGGCCGCCGCAGGGGGGTGCGTACGGTACGCCGCCGCAGGGCGGGCCTTACGGGCAGGGCGGGCCCTACGGGGACGGGAATCCGTACGGGGGTGGCAACCCTTACGGGGGCGGGGCTCCCGGCGGCCCCGGTGGACCGGTCGGTCCCGGTGGCTTCGGCGGTGGGCCCGCCTTCGAGCCGCAGCCACCGAAACCCGGCAAGCGCGGCTTCTGGGCGGGGTGCGCCGTCGCCATCGGGCTCTGCTGCACCTGCAAGATGTGCTGCGCCGACTCGTACGAGGGCCCCTGGTCCCGCAAGAAGCGCGAGGGCTGCTGCAACAACTGCGGGGACTGCGACTGCGGCTGCTGCGGCATCTGTGAGTGCTGCTCCTGCTGCGACTGCGGGCTCTGA
- a CDS encoding acyl-CoA dehydrogenase family protein translates to MSASARIPLPPFDPADPLGIDDLLDPEDLAIRDTVRTWAADRVLPHIADWYEKGELPGIRELARELGSIGALGMSLEGYGCAGASAVQYGLACLELEAADSGIRSLVSVQGSLAMYAIHRFGSEEQKQRWLPGMAAGEIIGCFGLTEPDHGSDPASMRTHAKKDGTDWVLTGRKMWITNGSVAGVAVVWAQTDDGIRGFVVPTDSPGFSAPEIKHKWSLRASVTSELVLDEVRLPADAVLPEVVGLKGPLSCLSHARYGIVWGAMGAARSSFEAAVDYARGREQFGRAIGGFQLTQAKIADMAVELHKGVLLAHHLGRRMDAGKLRPEQISFGKLNNAREAIEICRTARTILGANGISLEYPVMRHATNLESVLTYEGTSEMHQLVLGKALTGLDAFR, encoded by the coding sequence ATGTCCGCAAGCGCCCGCATCCCTCTGCCGCCCTTCGACCCCGCCGACCCCCTCGGCATCGACGACCTCCTCGACCCCGAGGACCTCGCGATCCGGGACACCGTCCGGACCTGGGCCGCCGACCGCGTCCTGCCGCACATCGCCGACTGGTACGAGAAGGGTGAGCTGCCCGGTATCCGTGAGCTGGCCCGTGAGCTCGGTTCCATCGGGGCGCTCGGGATGTCCCTTGAGGGGTACGGCTGCGCGGGCGCCAGCGCCGTGCAGTACGGGCTCGCCTGTCTGGAGCTGGAGGCCGCCGACTCCGGCATCCGCTCCCTCGTCTCCGTGCAGGGCTCCCTCGCCATGTACGCCATCCACCGCTTCGGCTCCGAGGAGCAGAAGCAGCGCTGGCTGCCGGGCATGGCCGCCGGAGAGATCATCGGCTGCTTCGGTCTGACCGAGCCGGACCACGGCTCCGACCCGGCGTCCATGCGGACGCACGCCAAGAAGGACGGCACCGACTGGGTGCTCACCGGCCGGAAGATGTGGATCACGAACGGATCCGTGGCCGGCGTCGCCGTCGTCTGGGCGCAGACGGACGACGGCATCAGGGGGTTCGTCGTACCGACGGACAGTCCCGGTTTCTCGGCGCCCGAGATCAAGCACAAGTGGTCGCTGCGCGCGAGCGTCACCAGCGAGCTCGTCCTCGACGAGGTGCGGCTGCCCGCCGACGCGGTGCTGCCCGAGGTCGTGGGCCTGAAGGGCCCGCTGAGCTGTCTCTCGCACGCCCGCTACGGCATCGTCTGGGGCGCCATGGGCGCGGCCCGCTCCTCCTTCGAGGCAGCCGTCGACTACGCGCGCGGCCGCGAGCAGTTCGGCCGGGCCATCGGCGGCTTCCAGCTCACCCAGGCCAAGATCGCCGACATGGCGGTCGAGCTGCACAAGGGCGTCCTGCTCGCCCACCACCTGGGACGGCGCATGGACGCGGGGAAGCTGCGCCCCGAGCAGATCAGCTTCGGCAAGCTCAACAACGCCCGTGAGGCGATCGAGATCTGCCGCACGGCCAGGACCATCCTGGGCGCCAACGGGATCTCGCTGGAGTACCCCGTCATGCGGCACGCGACGAACCTCGAGTCCGTCCTCACCTACGAGGGCACGTCCGAGATGCATCAGCTGGTGCTGGGCAAGGCGCTCACCGGCCTCGACGCCTTCCGGTGA
- a CDS encoding ABC transporter substrate-binding protein, with amino-acid sequence MSRRAPAVETLLVVAVLLVGAACGSRLPESDFERRGPAPAPVGGAPVRVGVITSATSPVGGAAFTGPRDGAKAYFDRLNARGGVGGRKVEVRTCDDGGSGVGNNDCVHRLVEEEKVVALVATSALDYAGAARVSRAGVPDIGGQPIGAAYETYPHLYGIYGSLAPRKGKPGWDGELYGGTEVYRYFKREQGARTAAVVSYNQAASAAYARLVTRGLEAEGYKVVTEQVDFALPNFRAAAADLKEQGADLVFDAMDTHGNARLCEAMDDVGAEVTAKVTNVQNWTSSVGDDYKDAPRCRNALWATGSSRNYEDTGHPAVRAFRAAMRGKDLSQWQLEGWAAAMWFTDAAKSCLSGGGSDVTRACVDRFMNRNKPYSARGLLIPVTFEHRTEPPRTRRTCLSVARWRDGEGWVTQGDMNKECFDVPQLAYQP; translated from the coding sequence ATGAGTCGCCGGGCCCCGGCTGTTGAGACGCTGCTCGTCGTCGCGGTCCTGCTGGTGGGCGCGGCCTGCGGGAGCCGGCTGCCCGAGAGCGACTTCGAGCGGCGCGGCCCGGCGCCCGCACCGGTCGGGGGAGCGCCGGTCAGGGTCGGCGTCATCACCAGCGCGACCAGCCCGGTCGGCGGCGCCGCGTTCACCGGGCCGCGCGACGGGGCGAAGGCCTATTTCGACCGGCTGAACGCGCGGGGCGGCGTCGGGGGGCGCAAGGTCGAGGTGCGCACCTGCGACGACGGCGGCAGCGGCGTCGGCAACAACGACTGCGTGCACCGGCTCGTCGAGGAGGAGAAGGTCGTCGCGCTCGTCGCCACGTCGGCCCTGGACTACGCGGGCGCCGCCCGTGTCTCGCGGGCCGGCGTGCCCGACATCGGGGGGCAGCCCATCGGGGCGGCCTACGAGACGTATCCGCATCTCTATGGGATCTACGGGAGTCTTGCCCCGCGCAAGGGGAAGCCGGGGTGGGATGGCGAGCTTTACGGGGGGACCGAGGTCTACCGCTACTTCAAGCGGGAGCAGGGCGCGCGGACCGCGGCCGTCGTCTCCTACAACCAGGCCGCCTCCGCCGCGTACGCCCGGCTCGTCACCCGGGGCCTCGAGGCCGAGGGCTACAAGGTGGTCACCGAACAGGTCGACTTCGCGCTGCCCAACTTCCGCGCCGCCGCGGCCGACCTCAAGGAACAGGGCGCCGACCTGGTCTTCGACGCGATGGACACGCACGGCAACGCCCGGCTGTGCGAGGCGATGGACGACGTCGGCGCGGAGGTCACCGCCAAGGTCACCAACGTGCAGAACTGGACCTCCTCCGTCGGCGACGACTACAAGGACGCCCCCCGCTGCCGCAACGCCCTGTGGGCCACCGGGTCGAGCAGGAACTACGAGGACACCGGGCACCCGGCCGTACGCGCGTTCCGTGCCGCCATGCGTGGCAAGGACTTGTCACAGTGGCAGCTGGAGGGCTGGGCCGCCGCCATGTGGTTCACCGACGCCGCGAAGTCCTGCCTGAGCGGTGGCGGGAGCGATGTCACGCGCGCGTGCGTGGACCGTTTCATGAACCGGAACAAGCCGTATTCGGCGCGGGGGCTGCTGATCCCCGTGACGTTCGAACACCGGACGGAGCCGCCGAGGACCCGCAGGACGTGTCTGTCCGTCGCGCGCTGGCGGGACGGTGAGGGATGGGTCACGCAGGGCGACATGAACAAGGAATGTTTCGACGTGCCCCAGCTCGCGTACCAGCCTTGA
- a CDS encoding I78 family peptidase inhibitor gives MAPIPTPPTEPQDSPEGYVGLPADGAERQARERGWSTVRSLRPGAIITMEYLAGRLNFEVKDGVVARCWKG, from the coding sequence ATGGCACCTATCCCGACCCCTCCCACAGAGCCCCAGGACAGCCCGGAAGGTTACGTCGGTCTGCCGGCCGACGGCGCCGAGCGGCAGGCGCGCGAGCGCGGCTGGTCCACCGTCAGGTCGCTGCGGCCGGGCGCGATCATCACGATGGAGTACCTCGCGGGGCGGCTCAACTTCGAGGTCAAGGACGGCGTCGTGGCGCGCTGCTGGAAGGGCTGA
- a CDS encoding cell division protein SepF, producing MGSVRKASAWLGLVDDNNDERYYDDGYEDDRSEGPDQPEAWVTDPRVRVASEKAQEQEHRIGTVTPDSFRDARRIGELFRDGVPVIMNLTSMEPTDAKRVVDFAAGLTFGLRGSIERVATRVFLLTPADTQIVNGEAGSRASDGFFNQS from the coding sequence ATGGGATCGGTGCGCAAGGCGAGTGCTTGGCTTGGCCTCGTCGACGACAACAACGACGAGCGTTACTACGACGACGGCTACGAAGACGACCGGAGCGAGGGGCCCGACCAGCCGGAGGCCTGGGTCACCGACCCGCGTGTGCGGGTGGCGAGCGAGAAGGCCCAGGAGCAGGAACACCGGATCGGGACCGTGACCCCGGACAGCTTCCGGGACGCCCGCCGCATCGGTGAGCTCTTCCGGGACGGCGTCCCGGTCATCATGAACCTGACGTCCATGGAGCCCACCGACGCCAAGCGCGTGGTCGACTTCGCGGCGGGCCTCACCTTCGGCCTGCGCGGTTCGATCGAGCGGGTGGCCACGCGGGTCTTCCTGCTGACACCGGCCGACACGCAGATCGTCAACGGCGAGGCCGGGAGCCGCGCGTCGGACGGCTTCTTCAACCAGAGCTAG
- a CDS encoding helix-turn-helix transcriptional regulator has translation MLETSARLLRLLSLLQAHRDWSGADLAERLGVTPRTVRRDVDRLRELGYPVNASPGTGGGYQLGAGAELPPLLLDDDEAVAVAVGLRTAAGQGVEGIGESSVRALSKLEQVLPNRLRRRVGALNAFTVPLLRAPRREGVDPAVLTELADLCRDSERLRFDYRDHGGSSSRRTVEPHRLVCTERRWYLVAWDLDREDWRTFRADRIEPRPPHGPRFAPRTPPAEDLAAYVAQGLSTRAYATHAVVRLLVPVAEAAQRLSPADGTLEAETAETCLLRTGATSLDVMVFHVLFLGIEFEVVEPLELADRVRSARDLLSRALDRGARSADPDAAGPGPAPRTPRTRDGADRTPGTRSGPGAA, from the coding sequence ATGTTGGAGACCTCCGCACGACTGCTCCGCCTGCTCTCCCTGCTGCAGGCCCACCGTGACTGGTCCGGCGCGGACCTCGCCGAACGGCTCGGCGTCACCCCGCGCACGGTCCGGCGCGACGTGGACAGGCTGCGCGAGCTCGGCTACCCCGTGAACGCGAGCCCGGGTACCGGAGGCGGCTACCAGCTCGGCGCGGGGGCCGAGCTGCCGCCGCTGCTCCTGGACGACGACGAGGCGGTCGCGGTCGCCGTCGGGCTGCGGACCGCGGCGGGGCAGGGCGTCGAGGGCATCGGCGAGAGCTCGGTCCGCGCGCTCTCCAAGCTCGAACAGGTGCTGCCGAACCGGCTGCGCCGCCGCGTCGGCGCCCTGAACGCGTTCACCGTGCCGCTGCTGCGCGCCCCGCGGAGGGAGGGCGTCGACCCGGCGGTCCTCACCGAACTCGCCGACCTCTGCCGGGACTCGGAGCGGCTGCGCTTCGACTACCGCGACCACGGCGGCAGTTCCTCCCGCAGGACGGTGGAGCCGCACCGCCTGGTCTGCACCGAGCGCCGCTGGTACCTCGTGGCCTGGGACCTCGACCGCGAGGACTGGCGTACGTTCCGCGCGGACCGCATCGAGCCGAGACCGCCGCACGGCCCCCGCTTCGCACCGCGCACCCCACCGGCCGAGGACCTCGCCGCGTACGTCGCGCAGGGCCTCTCCACGCGCGCGTACGCCACGCACGCCGTCGTCCGCCTCCTCGTCCCCGTGGCGGAGGCGGCCCAGCGGCTCTCGCCCGCCGACGGCACCCTGGAGGCCGAGACCGCGGAGACGTGTCTGCTGCGCACGGGCGCGACGAGCCTGGACGTGATGGTCTTCCACGTGCTGTTCCTGGGCATCGAGTTCGAGGTCGTCGAGCCCCTGGAGCTCGCCGACCGAGTCAGGTCGGCGAGGGACCTCCTGAGCCGGGCCCTGGACCGGGGTGCTCGGTCTGCGGATCCTGACGCGGCCGGTCCTGGTCCCGCGCCTCGTACGCCGCGTACTCGGGATGGTGCAGATCGAACGCCGGGGACTCGGAGCGGACCCGGGGCAGCGTGA
- a CDS encoding MFS transporter, with amino-acid sequence MSGTTTAAAPQGRRGSGAGAGANRWVVLVVLCVSLLLVAVDATVLHVAVPAVTEDLKPGAIELLWIVDIYPLVCASLLILFGTLGDRVGRRRVLLLGYALFGVASAVAALADNAQVLIAARALLGVGGAMIMPATLSILRQVFPDRRERAVAIGLWSAVAAVGAAVGPLLGGFLLEHFWWGSVFLINIPLMLVSLPIGRWLLPESTGDRDGPWDVVGALMAATGLFGLVLGVKRLGGGEDPLGLTTLLSLFLGGALLIGFVRRQRRRKHPLVDLSMFMRPAFSTSVGCIVLAMLALVGLELIAAQYLQLVLGLSPLETGLRLLPLTVAAMAAGLAGSKMLGGLGPRTMVCAGFCLTAFAVLLLTGMGGHANDALLLVGFVLLGFGLETTLFGAYESMLSEAPQAQAGGAAAIGETSYQLGAGIGIALLGSVMNAAYAPGLSSVQGVSAADSAAAGHSLGEAYEVAARVGGGAGDALRSAARDSFVHGLHVTLLVSAGLLLLGAVAALRLPRGMECGGSAPAGRAEQVPAPRDPARVGAGSSVDV; translated from the coding sequence ATGTCCGGGACGACCACGGCCGCAGCACCGCAGGGCCGTCGGGGATCCGGGGCCGGTGCCGGGGCCAACCGCTGGGTCGTGCTCGTCGTCCTCTGCGTGAGCCTGCTGCTCGTCGCCGTCGACGCCACCGTCCTGCACGTCGCGGTGCCCGCGGTCACCGAGGACCTGAAGCCCGGCGCCATAGAACTGCTGTGGATCGTCGACATCTATCCACTCGTCTGCGCCTCGCTCCTCATCCTCTTCGGCACGCTCGGCGACCGCGTCGGCCGCAGACGCGTCCTCCTCCTCGGATACGCCCTCTTCGGCGTCGCCTCCGCGGTCGCGGCCCTCGCGGACAACGCGCAGGTCCTCATCGCGGCCCGTGCGCTGCTCGGCGTCGGCGGGGCGATGATCATGCCCGCGACGCTGTCGATCCTGCGCCAGGTCTTCCCCGACCGGCGCGAGCGGGCCGTCGCCATCGGCCTCTGGAGCGCGGTCGCCGCGGTGGGCGCGGCCGTCGGACCGCTGCTCGGCGGGTTCCTCCTGGAGCACTTCTGGTGGGGCTCGGTCTTCCTCATAAACATCCCGCTGATGCTGGTCAGCCTGCCCATCGGCCGCTGGCTGCTGCCCGAGTCGACCGGCGACAGGGACGGGCCGTGGGACGTCGTCGGCGCGCTGATGGCCGCGACCGGGCTCTTCGGGCTCGTCCTCGGCGTGAAGCGGCTCGGCGGCGGCGAGGACCCCCTCGGCCTCACGACCCTCCTCTCCCTCTTCCTCGGCGGCGCCCTGCTCATCGGGTTCGTCCGCAGACAGCGGCGGCGCAAGCATCCGCTGGTCGACCTGTCGATGTTCATGCGGCCCGCGTTCAGCACGTCGGTCGGCTGCATCGTCCTCGCCATGCTGGCCCTCGTGGGCCTGGAACTGATCGCCGCGCAGTACCTCCAGCTGGTGCTGGGCCTCTCTCCGCTGGAGACGGGGCTGCGGCTGCTCCCGCTGACGGTCGCGGCGATGGCCGCGGGGCTCGCGGGCTCGAAGATGCTCGGTGGCCTCGGGCCGCGCACGATGGTCTGCGCCGGGTTCTGTCTGACCGCGTTCGCCGTGCTGCTGCTCACGGGTATGGGCGGCCACGCGAACGATGCGCTGCTTCTCGTCGGGTTCGTGCTGCTGGGGTTCGGTCTGGAGACGACGCTCTTCGGTGCGTACGAGTCGATGCTGAGCGAGGCGCCGCAGGCGCAGGCAGGCGGCGCGGCGGCGATCGGCGAGACGTCGTACCAGCTCGGTGCGGGGATCGGCATCGCGCTGCTCGGCAGCGTCATGAACGCGGCGTACGCGCCGGGGCTCTCGTCCGTGCAGGGGGTGTCCGCCGCGGACAGTGCGGCGGCGGGGCACTCACTGGGGGAGGCGTACGAGGTCGCCGCGCGGGTCGGGGGCGGGGCGGGGGACGCGCTGCGGAGCGCGGCTCGGGACTCTTTCGTGCATGGGCTGCATGTGACCTTGCTGGTCAGTGCGGGGCTGCTGTTGCTGGGGGCGGTGGCTGCGCTGCGGCTGCCGCGGGGGATGGAGTGCGGGGGTTCTGCCCCTGCGGGGCGGGCTGAGCAGGTGCCGGCGCCTCGGGACCCTGCGCGGGTCGGGGCGGGGTCGTCTGTCGACGTCTGA
- a CDS encoding FixH family protein, with product MTALATSQAAHAGDDQEASGAPRADCIADSAGGLTFDVTDPGEPGTEAVAHLVLRLRDADSAEDDVRLPLTPSGDGRLRAALPSSVELAEGRWNAFAQVAGGEPRRLMPGVNDLRSLVDRAPSGSRGHVAVRIPYATKQGNLSVRSWLRAPHAETGEIEISGAAMTVRGRVYGTALTDDGYVEAVRRDERDAVQRAQITAEGPEFSFALPYGPLAERGAGPWDLWLRPAGESGPRVRLARLLDDVPDKKAIFTYPVAPCVTEEHGTLEAGPYYTLDNDLSVRVREAGA from the coding sequence ATGACGGCCTTGGCCACCTCGCAGGCGGCGCACGCCGGGGACGACCAGGAGGCGTCGGGGGCGCCGCGTGCCGACTGCATCGCGGACTCCGCCGGTGGGCTCACGTTCGACGTCACCGACCCCGGCGAGCCGGGCACGGAGGCCGTCGCGCACCTCGTGCTGCGCCTGCGCGACGCCGACTCCGCCGAGGATGACGTACGGCTGCCGCTGACCCCGTCGGGCGACGGCAGACTGCGGGCCGCGCTGCCCAGCAGCGTCGAGCTCGCCGAGGGCCGCTGGAACGCGTTCGCGCAGGTCGCGGGCGGCGAACCGCGCCGCCTCATGCCGGGCGTCAACGACCTGCGCTCCCTGGTCGACCGCGCGCCGAGCGGCAGCCGCGGCCATGTCGCGGTGCGCATCCCGTACGCGACGAAGCAGGGCAACCTCTCGGTGCGCAGCTGGCTGCGGGCCCCGCACGCCGAGACCGGCGAGATAGAGATATCCGGCGCCGCCATGACCGTGCGGGGCCGGGTCTACGGCACCGCGCTCACCGACGACGGATACGTCGAGGCCGTCCGGCGCGACGAGCGCGACGCCGTCCAGCGGGCTCAGATCACCGCCGAGGGACCGGAGTTCTCCTTCGCGCTGCCCTACGGCCCGCTCGCCGAGCGCGGAGCGGGACCCTGGGACCTGTGGCTGCGCCCCGCAGGCGAGAGCGGGCCGCGCGTGCGCCTCGCCCGGCTCCTGGACGACGTCCCGGACAAGAAGGCGATCTTCACGTACCCGGTGGCGCCGTGCGTGACGGAGGAGCACGGCACGCTGGAGGCGGGCCCGTACTACACGCTCGACAACGACCTGTCCGTGCGGGTGCGCGAGGCCGGCGCGTAG